The following proteins are encoded in a genomic region of Hyalangium minutum:
- a CDS encoding Rpn family recombination-promoting nuclease/putative transposase, whose translation MAGPHDRFFRYVFNAPARAESLLRHNLPVQRSAEVE comes from the coding sequence ATGGCTGGCCCGCACGACCGCTTCTTCCGCTACGTCTTCAACGCTCCCGCCCGGGCTGAGTCCCTGCTGCGCCACAACCTGCCGGTTCAACGGTCTGCCGAGGTGGAGTAG
- the map gene encoding type I methionyl aminopeptidase: protein MTTQFARQAPAVLPGANDPCWCGSGTKYKKCHRGADAVEARKKGGDTQRQGIRPGVISPRRSVPMHIPRPDYAETGRPSRSGEMSDVKSPDVIARMRRACKAAAEVLQLTGAAVRPGIATDELDAIAHEAYIQRGGYPSTLNYHGFPKSLCTSVNEVICHGIPDSRVLVEGDIVNLDITIFLDGVHGDCNATFFVGKVDSESERLVRVTRECLDLGIAAVKPGLPINVIGRAIEDHATKNGLSVVRAYCGHGIGERFHSALQIPHYYEADATTMMKPGMTFTIEPMINLGHWQHRTWDDGWTAVTADGSRSAQFEHTILVTEQGVEILTVP from the coding sequence ATGACGACCCAATTCGCCCGCCAGGCTCCCGCGGTCCTCCCCGGGGCCAATGATCCCTGCTGGTGCGGCAGTGGCACCAAGTACAAGAAGTGCCACCGTGGCGCCGATGCTGTCGAGGCTCGCAAGAAGGGGGGAGACACGCAGCGGCAGGGCATCCGGCCGGGCGTCATCAGCCCTCGGCGCAGCGTGCCCATGCACATTCCCCGTCCGGACTACGCGGAGACGGGGCGTCCGAGCCGCTCGGGCGAGATGTCCGACGTGAAGAGCCCGGACGTCATTGCGCGGATGCGGCGGGCGTGTAAGGCGGCCGCCGAGGTGCTGCAGCTGACGGGCGCGGCGGTGCGTCCGGGCATCGCCACGGACGAGCTCGATGCCATTGCCCACGAGGCCTACATCCAGCGTGGGGGCTACCCGAGCACGCTGAACTACCACGGCTTCCCGAAGTCCCTGTGCACCTCGGTGAACGAGGTCATCTGCCACGGCATCCCGGACAGCCGGGTGCTGGTGGAGGGGGACATCGTGAACCTGGACATCACCATCTTCCTGGACGGCGTGCATGGCGACTGCAATGCGACGTTCTTCGTGGGGAAGGTGGATTCGGAGTCCGAGCGTCTGGTGCGAGTGACGCGCGAGTGCCTGGACCTGGGCATTGCGGCGGTGAAGCCGGGCCTGCCCATCAATGTGATTGGCCGGGCCATCGAGGACCACGCGACGAAGAACGGCTTGAGCGTGGTGCGGGCGTACTGCGGCCACGGGATTGGGGAGCGGTTCCACAGCGCGTTGCAGATCCCCCACTACTACGAGGCGGACGCGACGACGATGATGAAGCCGGGGATGACGTTCACCATCGAGCCGATGATCAACCTGGGCCACTGGCAGCACCGCACGTGGGATGACGGGTGGACGGCGGTGACGGCGGACGGCAGCCGCAGCGCTCAGTTCGAGCACACCATCCTGGTGACGGAGCAGGGCGTGGAGATTCTCACGGTGCCCTGA
- a CDS encoding S8 family serine peptidase has protein sequence MYHRRAVVLLVFLALAACGGPELEEATQEVSTLKTRGRLLRVERAVPGEYIVVFHETPELAAQSVSATASTLAAAHGGKVVMTYGHALRGYWSKMTEAEAQALAADPRVKYVQENGFVSINATQLGATWGLDRVDQRDLPLNSNYVYNARGTGVHAYIIDTGVYQTHQEFTGRIGNGYDQVTPGGSATDCNGHGTHVAATVGGTTYGVAKNVTLHPVRVLDCQGSGTEAGVIAGVDWVTANKQTPAVANMSLGGDPNQALDDAVTRSINAGITYAIAAGNDTTDACSFSPARTPAAITVGASNKTDSVAWFSNYGSCVDIIAPGEDVTSAWNTSNSATNTISGTSMATPHVVGAAALYLERNPTATPQQVRDALVNNGTPGKLSSVIPGTPNVLLYTGFIPPATGGDTTAPTAAVTAPTAGATVVGNVTLSASASDNVGVTRVDFEVDGVAAGSDSTAPYSISWASASVDNGSHTIVARSWDAAGNFGTSASVTITVNNPGAATYDPVLKAPKCGSAGALCTTGSGMVKGRGVMGPELNAPNTINNSCADGNSGTYLDDESLESLKVYTTDGTNFAAGKTVTVEAKAWVYSTVYDAVDLYYAADATNPVWTYITTLTPSAAGLQTFTATYTLPTGNLQAIRGSFRFFGGPSPCTVGGSYDDRDDLIFTVGAGGGGGGGGTTDTTKPVTSITAPASGATLSGTVTVSASASDNVGVTKVEFYAGSTLIGTDTTAPYSVSWNTASGANSPYSLTSKAYDAAGNVGTSAAVSVTVSNGTGGSCSLTEQLLANAGFESGNVNWTASSGVIASSASTARSGSWRALLAGQGYYGTYSLYQQVTIPSTACSATLKFWLKITSDEVAVNTAYDLLSVEVQNTSGTVLGTLASYSNLSKGTSYVERTFDLAAYKGQTIRLVFNGSEDVSYQTSFFVDDASVTVVR, from the coding sequence ATGTATCACCGTCGGGCAGTTGTTTTGCTCGTCTTCCTCGCTTTGGCGGCCTGTGGTGGCCCCGAGCTGGAGGAGGCGACGCAGGAAGTCTCCACACTCAAGACTCGAGGACGGCTGTTGCGAGTCGAGAGAGCCGTCCCCGGCGAGTACATCGTCGTGTTCCACGAGACGCCGGAGCTCGCAGCCCAAAGTGTCTCGGCGACGGCGAGCACGCTGGCGGCGGCCCACGGCGGCAAGGTGGTGATGACGTACGGGCACGCGCTCCGGGGCTATTGGTCGAAGATGACCGAGGCCGAGGCCCAGGCGCTCGCGGCGGACCCACGGGTCAAATACGTCCAGGAGAACGGCTTTGTCTCGATCAACGCGACGCAGCTGGGCGCCACGTGGGGCCTGGACCGTGTGGACCAGCGGGACCTGCCGCTGAACTCCAACTACGTCTACAACGCGCGGGGCACGGGCGTTCACGCCTACATCATCGACACCGGCGTCTATCAGACGCACCAGGAGTTCACCGGTCGGATCGGCAATGGCTATGACCAGGTGACGCCCGGGGGCAGTGCCACGGACTGCAACGGGCACGGCACGCACGTGGCGGCGACGGTGGGCGGCACCACCTACGGCGTGGCGAAGAACGTGACGCTGCACCCGGTGCGGGTGCTGGACTGCCAGGGCTCGGGCACGGAGGCGGGTGTCATCGCGGGCGTGGACTGGGTGACGGCGAACAAGCAGACGCCCGCGGTGGCGAACATGAGCTTGGGAGGCGATCCGAACCAGGCGCTGGATGACGCGGTCACTCGCTCCATCAACGCGGGCATCACCTATGCGATTGCCGCGGGCAATGACACCACGGATGCGTGCAGCTTCTCGCCGGCGCGGACTCCGGCGGCCATCACCGTGGGGGCCTCGAACAAGACGGACTCGGTGGCGTGGTTCTCCAACTACGGCAGTTGCGTGGACATCATCGCGCCGGGCGAGGACGTCACCTCCGCGTGGAACACCAGCAACAGCGCGACGAACACCATCAGCGGCACGTCGATGGCCACGCCGCACGTGGTGGGCGCCGCGGCGCTATACCTGGAGCGCAACCCCACGGCGACGCCGCAGCAGGTGCGCGACGCGCTGGTGAACAACGGCACGCCGGGCAAGCTCAGCAGCGTGATTCCGGGCACGCCCAACGTGCTGCTGTACACGGGCTTCATTCCTCCGGCGACGGGCGGGGACACCACCGCTCCCACGGCCGCGGTGACCGCGCCCACGGCGGGGGCCACGGTCGTGGGCAACGTGACACTGTCGGCAAGCGCCTCGGACAACGTGGGCGTCACGCGCGTGGACTTCGAGGTGGATGGGGTGGCCGCTGGCAGTGACAGCACGGCGCCGTACTCCATCTCATGGGCCAGCGCCTCGGTGGACAACGGCAGCCACACCATTGTCGCGCGGTCCTGGGACGCCGCGGGCAACTTCGGCACGAGCGCCTCGGTGACGATCACCGTCAACAACCCGGGCGCAGCCACGTATGACCCGGTGCTCAAGGCGCCCAAGTGCGGCAGTGCGGGCGCGCTGTGCACCACCGGCAGCGGCATGGTGAAGGGCCGTGGCGTCATGGGCCCGGAGCTGAACGCGCCCAACACGATCAACAACTCGTGCGCGGATGGGAACAGCGGCACGTACCTGGATGACGAGTCGCTCGAGTCGCTGAAGGTCTACACCACCGACGGCACGAACTTCGCGGCGGGCAAGACGGTCACCGTCGAGGCCAAGGCGTGGGTCTACTCCACAGTCTACGACGCGGTGGACCTGTACTACGCGGCGGATGCGACGAACCCGGTGTGGACGTACATCACCACGCTGACGCCCTCGGCCGCTGGCCTGCAGACGTTTACGGCCACGTACACGCTGCCCACGGGGAATCTCCAGGCCATCCGGGGTTCGTTCCGCTTCTTCGGCGGCCCGAGCCCATGCACCGTGGGCGGCAGCTATGATGACCGCGACGACCTGATCTTCACGGTGGGCGCTGGCGGTGGTGGTGGTGGCGGTGGCACCACGGATACCACCAAGCCGGTGACTTCGATTACCGCGCCCGCTTCCGGGGCCACGCTGAGCGGCACGGTGACGGTGAGCGCCAGCGCCTCGGACAACGTGGGCGTGACCAAGGTGGAGTTCTACGCGGGCTCGACGTTGATCGGCACGGACACCACGGCGCCGTACAGCGTGTCTTGGAACACGGCCAGCGGGGCGAACAGCCCCTACTCGCTGACGAGCAAGGCATATGACGCCGCAGGCAACGTGGGCACCTCGGCGGCGGTGTCCGTCACCGTCAGCAATGGCACCGGGGGCAGCTGCAGTCTCACCGAGCAGCTGCTGGCGAACGCGGGCTTCGAGAGCGGCAACGTGAACTGGACAGCCTCCAGTGGCGTCATCGCGAGCTCGGCCTCCACGGCGAGGAGCGGAAGCTGGCGGGCCCTGCTGGCGGGTCAGGGCTACTACGGCACCTACAGCCTGTACCAGCAGGTCACCATCCCGTCGACGGCGTGCTCGGCCACCCTCAAGTTCTGGCTGAAGATCACCAGTGACGAGGTGGCGGTGAACACCGCGTACGACTTGCTCTCGGTGGAGGTGCAGAACACCTCGGGCACGGTGCTGGGGACGCTGGCCAGCTACAGCAACCTGAGCAAGGGCACGAGCTACGTGGAGCGGACGTTCGACCTGGCCGCCTACAAGGGGCAGACGATTCGGCTCGTCTTCAACGGCTCGGAGGACGTCTCCTATCAGACGAGCTTCTTCGTGGACGATGCGTCCGTGACGGTCGTCCGCTAG
- a CDS encoding TraR/DksA family transcriptional regulator, translated as MDTLTKNAREALLLRRSRLQGLGARVLHGASELSEGERRELHDIEDALARIQAGEFGRCARCGGALGRYRMRAIPEARYCLTCSAWVER; from the coding sequence ATGGACACCTTGACGAAGAACGCGCGCGAGGCGCTCCTGCTGCGGCGCAGCCGCCTGCAGGGGCTGGGGGCTCGCGTTCTGCACGGAGCGAGCGAGCTGTCCGAGGGAGAGCGCCGCGAGCTGCACGACATCGAGGACGCGCTGGCCCGCATCCAGGCGGGAGAGTTTGGCAGGTGCGCTCGGTGTGGAGGGGCCCTGGGCCGCTACCGGATGCGAGCGATTCCGGAGGCGCGCTACTGCCTGACGTGCAGCGCCTGGGTGGAGCGCTGA
- a CDS encoding START domain-containing protein — translation MFELKRLWWCGALSLVLVAGAARAADEWETVEDEDAQIKVRSRKDINGKEVWAEKDVEAHAVDVQTALMDSASFRLWMPYVKESRLVSTNEDGSRVAYAKLDFPMVDDRDYVISVVDEKKISEDGQGEYVQRWKVVDAGVPERKGVVRLKHNEGTWQITSKGENKTHIVYKFSVDPGGSIPDWLASFGQKDGVLDTLGAVEKRAKKLGEERKKAKPAAPKAP, via the coding sequence ATGTTCGAGCTGAAGAGGTTGTGGTGGTGCGGCGCGCTGTCGCTGGTGCTCGTAGCAGGGGCCGCGCGGGCCGCGGACGAGTGGGAGACGGTGGAGGACGAGGATGCGCAGATCAAGGTGCGCTCCCGGAAGGACATCAACGGCAAGGAGGTCTGGGCGGAGAAGGACGTGGAGGCCCACGCCGTGGATGTGCAGACGGCGCTGATGGACTCGGCTTCGTTCCGGCTGTGGATGCCGTACGTGAAGGAGTCGCGCTTGGTGTCCACGAACGAGGATGGCTCGCGCGTGGCGTACGCCAAGCTGGACTTCCCGATGGTGGATGACCGCGACTACGTCATCTCGGTGGTAGACGAGAAGAAGATCTCCGAGGACGGGCAGGGCGAGTACGTGCAGCGCTGGAAGGTGGTGGACGCGGGCGTGCCCGAGCGCAAGGGCGTGGTGCGGCTCAAGCACAACGAGGGCACCTGGCAGATAACGTCCAAGGGCGAGAACAAGACGCACATCGTCTACAAGTTCAGCGTGGACCCAGGCGGCTCCATCCCCGACTGGCTGGCAAGCTTTGGCCAGAAGGACGGGGTGCTGGACACGCTGGGCGCCGTGGAGAAGCGGGCGAAGAAGCTGGGCGAGGAGCGCAAGAAGGCGAAGCCGGCGGCGCCCAAGGCTCCCTGA
- a CDS encoding HAD-IG family 5'-nucleotidase encodes MSGYLAGPPPERGIFCNRTLNLRAIKAIGYDMDYTLIHYKVEAWERRAYEYIRERLEAQGWPVGHLQFDPVLSIRGLIIDTEKGNLLKANRFGFVKKALHGTRPMDFDTQRTEYARTIIDLAEKRWMFLNTLFSLSEACIYAQLVDLLDAGKLPGPMGYADLYAIVRTTLDATHMAGKLKAEIIANPGLYVQPDPETPLALLDQRSAGKKLLLITNSEWTYTVPMMHAAFDPYLPKGMTWRELFDVVIVSARKPEFFTTRSPLFEVVETASGEGLLRPHSGPLKAGTPYFGGSALELERHLGMSGDEILYVGDHMFGDVHVTKNVLRWRTALILRELEEEVRAIAAFRATEAKLAEKMEAKERLEFEACQLRLEQQRRRLQYGPRTEQPEDQLLARLITLRTELEALDAELGPMARAASELSNPHWGLLTRAGNDKSHLARQVERYADIYTSRVSNFLFATPFVYLRSPRGSLPHDPNVPGGTPVFPTPDAPSTT; translated from the coding sequence ATGAGCGGCTACCTGGCAGGCCCCCCTCCCGAGCGCGGCATCTTCTGCAATCGCACCCTCAACCTGAGGGCCATCAAGGCCATTGGCTACGACATGGACTACACGCTCATCCACTACAAGGTGGAGGCGTGGGAGCGCCGCGCGTACGAGTACATCCGCGAGCGGCTCGAGGCCCAGGGCTGGCCCGTGGGCCACCTCCAGTTCGATCCGGTGCTGTCCATCCGGGGCCTCATCATCGACACGGAGAAGGGCAACCTGCTGAAGGCCAACCGCTTCGGCTTCGTGAAGAAGGCGCTGCACGGCACGCGCCCCATGGACTTCGACACCCAGCGCACCGAGTACGCCCGCACCATCATCGACTTGGCCGAGAAGCGGTGGATGTTCCTCAACACCCTCTTCTCGCTGTCCGAGGCCTGCATCTACGCCCAGCTCGTGGACCTGCTGGACGCGGGCAAGCTGCCGGGGCCCATGGGCTACGCGGACCTCTACGCCATCGTGCGCACCACGCTGGACGCCACGCACATGGCGGGCAAGCTCAAGGCGGAGATCATCGCCAACCCCGGGCTCTACGTGCAGCCGGACCCCGAGACGCCTCTGGCGCTGCTGGACCAGCGCAGCGCGGGCAAGAAGCTGCTGCTCATCACCAACAGCGAGTGGACGTACACGGTGCCGATGATGCACGCGGCGTTTGATCCCTACCTCCCCAAGGGGATGACGTGGCGCGAGCTGTTCGACGTGGTCATCGTCAGCGCGCGCAAGCCGGAGTTCTTCACCACGCGCTCGCCGCTGTTCGAGGTGGTGGAGACGGCCTCGGGCGAGGGGCTGTTGCGGCCGCACTCGGGGCCGCTCAAGGCCGGCACACCGTACTTCGGCGGGAGCGCCCTGGAGCTGGAGCGCCACCTGGGCATGAGCGGAGACGAGATCCTCTACGTGGGCGACCACATGTTCGGCGACGTGCACGTGACGAAGAACGTGCTGCGCTGGCGCACCGCGCTCATCCTCCGTGAGCTGGAGGAGGAGGTGCGCGCCATCGCCGCCTTCCGCGCCACCGAGGCGAAGCTGGCCGAGAAGATGGAGGCGAAGGAGCGGCTGGAGTTCGAGGCCTGCCAGCTGCGCCTGGAGCAGCAGCGGCGCCGGCTGCAGTACGGCCCTCGCACCGAGCAGCCAGAGGATCAGCTGCTGGCGAGGCTGATCACCCTGCGCACGGAGCTGGAAGCGCTGGATGCGGAGCTGGGGCCCATGGCGCGCGCGGCCAGCGAGCTCTCCAACCCGCACTGGGGCCTGCTCACCCGCGCGGGCAACGACAAGAGCCACCTCGCTCGGCAGGTCGAGCGCTACGCGGACATCTATACGTCCCGCGTCTCCAACTTCCTGTTCGCCACCCCCTTCGTCTACCTGCGCAGCCCCCGGGGCAGCCTGCCGCATGATCCCAACGTCCCCGGTGGCACCCCGGTGTTCCCTACCCCGGACGCACCTTCAACCACATGA
- a CDS encoding DUF1361 domain-containing protein, with amino-acid sequence MHLRSLRFLSHHGLLPVLLSTLVCVGMVKARVDWSQRSVYLWLLWNLFLAWLPYGLALVASFLQTQRLARWWLLAPLGVTWLLVFPNAPYLLTDFIHLRPRPGVPLWFDAGLLGLFAATGWMLGLLSLEVWKRLLEERVGRAGAWGGVALVSLLCGYGIYLGRVERWNSWDVLAEPRKLFEAIAAHLREPWENRALLGITTLFTVLVLLSYYAFEQLRRQRHSEDAHT; translated from the coding sequence ATGCATCTCCGCTCTCTCCGCTTCCTGAGCCACCACGGGCTCCTGCCCGTGCTGCTGAGCACGCTCGTGTGCGTGGGCATGGTGAAGGCCCGCGTGGACTGGAGCCAGCGCAGCGTCTACCTCTGGCTGCTCTGGAACCTGTTCCTCGCGTGGCTGCCCTATGGCCTGGCGCTGGTGGCCAGCTTCCTCCAGACACAGCGCCTCGCGCGGTGGTGGCTCCTGGCGCCGCTGGGGGTGACGTGGCTGCTCGTCTTCCCGAACGCGCCCTACCTGCTCACGGACTTCATCCACCTGCGGCCCCGGCCGGGCGTGCCGCTGTGGTTCGATGCGGGGCTGCTGGGGCTCTTCGCGGCCACGGGGTGGATGCTGGGGCTGCTCTCGCTGGAGGTGTGGAAGCGGCTGCTCGAGGAGCGCGTGGGACGCGCGGGCGCCTGGGGGGGCGTGGCGCTGGTGTCCCTGCTGTGCGGCTACGGCATCTACCTGGGCCGGGTGGAGCGGTGGAACAGCTGGGATGTGCTGGCCGAGCCTCGCAAGCTCTTCGAGGCCATCGCCGCGCACCTGCGCGAGCCCTGGGAGAACCGGGCGCTGCTCGGCATCACCACGCTCTTCACCGTGCTGGTGCTGCTCTCGTACTACGCCTTCGAGCAGCTGCGCCGCCAGCGCCACTCGGAGGACGCGCACACCTGA
- a CDS encoding winged helix-turn-helix domain-containing protein, with amino-acid sequence MPRPTLPPAQTLDPEVARAWLVSHHGLAAPRFPPGTAGTRSMLKALRCIQLDPLDVIGTNADLVALARVDGLVRGDVYRHLMPGHAFEHWAKERCILPASAFPYYRERTRETPWWNLATRLERLPARVLEAVLEEVAARGPISAAELTDHGAVKPLDWSGWKGTGKATSMALEVLWTRCQVVVCGRGPGGKRYDVPERALPETARAPLASGPEVFERWALLERVEAAGLLSRAAGPHWSVLSAVRTSELPDTLVREGLLEEVVLPGAPRRYLAPVGFRERPVTEPDERMRILGPLDPLLWDRGLVQRVFGFEYLWEVYKPAELRRWGWYVCPLLHKGRLVGRLEARVEDGVLRVDKLWREKGVKLDDAALDEALARHAKACGATRVRRVRSRVG; translated from the coding sequence ATGCCTCGCCCCACGCTCCCTCCCGCTCAGACGCTGGACCCCGAAGTGGCACGGGCCTGGCTCGTCAGCCACCACGGACTGGCCGCCCCCCGCTTCCCACCTGGGACAGCCGGTACCCGCTCGATGCTGAAGGCGCTGCGCTGCATCCAGTTGGATCCGCTGGATGTCATTGGCACCAACGCGGACCTGGTGGCGCTGGCGCGCGTGGACGGGCTCGTGCGCGGGGATGTGTACCGGCACCTGATGCCGGGCCATGCCTTCGAGCACTGGGCCAAAGAGCGCTGCATCCTCCCCGCCTCCGCCTTCCCCTACTACCGTGAGCGCACGCGCGAGACGCCGTGGTGGAACCTGGCCACGCGCTTGGAGCGGCTGCCCGCCCGCGTGCTGGAGGCCGTGCTGGAGGAGGTGGCCGCCCGAGGCCCCATCTCCGCCGCGGAGCTGACCGACCACGGCGCGGTGAAGCCCCTGGACTGGAGCGGCTGGAAGGGCACCGGCAAGGCCACCTCCATGGCGCTGGAAGTCCTGTGGACACGGTGTCAGGTGGTGGTGTGCGGACGCGGCCCCGGAGGCAAGCGCTACGACGTGCCCGAGCGCGCGCTGCCGGAGACGGCTCGGGCGCCTCTGGCCTCGGGACCGGAGGTCTTCGAGCGCTGGGCCCTGCTGGAGCGCGTGGAGGCCGCCGGGTTGCTCTCGCGAGCGGCCGGGCCGCACTGGTCCGTGCTGTCCGCCGTGCGCACCTCGGAGCTGCCGGACACGCTCGTGCGCGAGGGGCTCCTGGAGGAGGTGGTGCTGCCCGGCGCGCCCCGGCGCTACCTCGCCCCCGTGGGCTTCCGGGAACGGCCCGTCACCGAGCCGGATGAGCGCATGCGCATCCTCGGGCCGCTGGATCCGCTGCTGTGGGATCGCGGGCTGGTGCAGCGCGTGTTTGGCTTCGAGTACCTGTGGGAGGTCTACAAGCCCGCCGAGCTGCGCCGGTGGGGCTGGTACGTGTGCCCGCTGCTCCACAAGGGCCGGCTGGTGGGCCGGCTCGAGGCCCGCGTGGAGGACGGCGTGCTGCGCGTGGACAAGCTGTGGCGCGAGAAGGGCGTGAAGCTCGATGACGCCGCGCTCGATGAGGCGCTGGCCCGCCACGCGAAGGCCTGTGGCGCCACGCGGGTCCGCCGAGTCCGGTCCCGCGTGGGGTGA
- a CDS encoding DUF3575 domain-containing protein — protein MQRGLLVCAVLLATVAEAEEKDASPETEERRTFVGLVPISLGSGLVAIDGEHAVGKRLSIRTGLRVGTAFVRTQGAAGNPVGSTSNASVGLEPGIRYYVTGTALDGMWIGPHLELSYAQFNTSSVLSSLGSPGTVDVEASGQNWRAGAAALVGYSMVVARGLTVQAGVGLGGAYTSERTTMEDTLNPEQPTAVVFRSKRWEFAERATLAVGWSF, from the coding sequence ATGCAGAGGGGACTGCTGGTGTGCGCGGTGTTGCTGGCGACGGTGGCGGAGGCCGAGGAGAAAGACGCATCGCCGGAGACGGAGGAGCGCCGGACGTTCGTGGGCCTCGTGCCCATCTCGCTGGGCAGTGGCCTCGTGGCCATCGACGGGGAGCACGCGGTGGGGAAGAGGCTGTCGATCCGGACGGGGCTCCGGGTTGGCACGGCGTTCGTCCGGACCCAAGGAGCTGCGGGGAACCCCGTGGGGAGCACCTCGAACGCCAGCGTGGGGCTCGAGCCGGGGATCCGCTACTACGTGACGGGCACCGCACTGGACGGGATGTGGATCGGCCCCCACCTGGAGCTGTCGTATGCGCAGTTCAACACGAGCTCGGTCCTCAGCTCGCTGGGCTCCCCTGGCACGGTGGACGTGGAGGCCAGTGGCCAGAACTGGCGCGCGGGAGCTGCAGCGCTCGTGGGCTACAGCATGGTGGTGGCGAGGGGGCTGACGGTCCAGGCCGGCGTGGGGCTCGGCGGGGCGTACACCTCGGAGCGGACGACGATGGAGGACACGCTGAACCCAGAGCAACCCACGGCCGTCGTGTTCCGTTCGAAGCGCTGGGAGTTCGCCGAGCGCGCCACGCTGGCGGTGGGCTGGAGCTTCTGA
- a CDS encoding S1 family peptidase has protein sequence MVFALGTVGCVPTQEPAEPATRGQAVVNGTDAPEDVAVVALVARRTRCSGEPLTLLCSGALIAPEVVLTAAHCLNVFGTEGPYEIFVGAELLPEPRGRFVQVARAVRHPDFVPETHAFDAALLRLAQPVDVTPLPLPEPTRLSLAPGTPARVIGFGDTKVASEPSGRRRQGMLAVLDASESAFRAGPAPGMSCVGDSGGPVLVSDGTREVLAGITVSGDVACRTEAINVRVDALRDTFLQPLLSEHPAPGVPTLAPEFLCRDTCTRDAVCPSGLTCDLTQGTPGRCLLPALQAGDYGAPCTEDAACGAGGLCARLEPEGDEACRCFVPCGSSPEPGAGGCAGAPGPALLGLGALVLQGMRARRRGRATAGSSGPAS, from the coding sequence ATGGTGTTCGCCCTCGGCACCGTGGGGTGTGTGCCCACGCAGGAGCCGGCGGAGCCTGCCACGCGGGGGCAGGCGGTGGTGAACGGCACGGATGCGCCGGAAGACGTGGCGGTGGTGGCGCTCGTGGCGCGGCGGACGCGGTGCTCGGGAGAGCCGCTGACGCTGCTGTGCTCCGGAGCGCTCATCGCGCCCGAGGTGGTGCTCACGGCGGCGCACTGCCTGAACGTCTTCGGGACCGAGGGGCCCTACGAGATCTTCGTCGGCGCGGAGCTGCTGCCGGAGCCACGGGGGCGCTTCGTCCAGGTGGCTCGCGCGGTACGCCACCCGGACTTTGTGCCCGAGACCCATGCCTTCGACGCGGCGCTGCTGCGGCTCGCCCAGCCTGTGGACGTGACTCCGCTCCCGCTGCCCGAGCCCACGCGTCTCTCCCTGGCTCCTGGGACTCCGGCACGCGTGATTGGCTTCGGAGACACGAAGGTGGCCAGCGAGCCGTCGGGCCGGCGCCGTCAGGGAATGCTCGCGGTGCTCGACGCCTCCGAGAGCGCCTTCCGTGCGGGCCCTGCTCCGGGCATGAGCTGCGTGGGAGACAGTGGCGGGCCCGTGCTGGTGAGCGATGGAACGCGCGAGGTGCTCGCGGGCATCACCGTGAGCGGGGATGTGGCCTGCCGCACGGAGGCCATCAACGTCCGCGTGGACGCGCTGAGAGACACCTTCCTCCAGCCGTTGCTCTCCGAGCACCCAGCGCCCGGAGTCCCCACGCTGGCGCCCGAGTTCCTCTGCCGGGACACGTGCACGCGGGATGCGGTGTGTCCCTCGGGCCTCACGTGCGATCTCACGCAGGGCACTCCCGGCCGGTGTCTCCTTCCGGCGCTCCAGGCGGGAGACTACGGCGCGCCCTGCACGGAGGACGCCGCGTGCGGAGCTGGTGGACTGTGCGCGCGTCTGGAGCCCGAGGGCGATGAAGCCTGCCGTTGCTTCGTGCCCTGCGGCAGCTCCCCCGAACCGGGCGCGGGAGGCTGTGCCGGTGCGCCGGGGCCCGCCCTGCTTGGGCTGGGGGCGCTGGTGCTCCAGGGGATGAGAGCCCGCCGGCGCGGGCGTGCTACCGCGGGTTCTTCCGGCCCGGCATCGTGA
- a CDS encoding lipoprotein has protein sequence MSRSPHRGDTVSWASACGLLLVLASLACTPSEARKKEEARTTVRTFFTALPSGDCQVLGPLLATGGSAKPCEDTIRELREHGLELVEVLDAVVDGRDPNAVLVRAKLARDGVVRAEPFILRVERQDGGWKLRL, from the coding sequence ATGAGCCGCTCCCCACATCGCGGGGACACTGTGAGCTGGGCGAGCGCCTGCGGACTGCTGCTGGTGCTCGCCTCACTCGCCTGTACTCCCTCGGAGGCCCGGAAGAAGGAGGAGGCGCGGACCACCGTGCGCACCTTCTTCACCGCGCTGCCTTCGGGGGACTGTCAGGTGCTCGGGCCGCTGCTGGCCACGGGTGGGAGCGCCAAGCCGTGTGAGGACACCATCCGTGAGCTCCGCGAGCACGGCCTGGAGCTCGTGGAGGTGCTGGACGCGGTGGTGGATGGGCGCGACCCCAACGCGGTGCTTGTTCGGGCGAAGCTGGCCCGGGATGGCGTCGTCCGAGCCGAGCCCTTCATCCTGCGTGTGGAGCGCCAGGACGGCGGGTGGAAGTTGAGGTTGTAA